From one Bacillus sp. FJAT-42376 genomic stretch:
- a CDS encoding DUF3999 family protein — protein sequence MFQLNKKSILLAAAFLLGSSPPSALAEKDTWKFAKNIEIQNEGKYQSLFLDEEVYSGAREDLGDVRIVNEKGQTVPYYMKNGYGNVSEQETVYSSEPLPGREENGNTLYDFKMIQDEKNTDIVGETLKADLPDQPFLKKTQVLGSYDGLKWEPVTEDTLYNTGEVKKDTIDLGMAMKYTYYRVKILDNAEKINLPGLSLIHSETRESFKEFSKQKTPEFTAAEKGKQTVITIENKQRLKIAKVSVNAAGNFRRTVEIEEGSGLPVSLSGEAELYRADFKDTRILNTDLTFQSPSSAGKITITISNEDNAPLDLQGITITYLVDELVFEKKSAGPYQLLYGSKNAQIPQYDIEEFRSFIEKESVSEATLGSSIKRPQKAAPKEEKQVQWFQTEWVFNTIIALISVLLIVFILQKMTKVKK from the coding sequence ATGTTTCAGCTGAATAAAAAATCAATCCTCCTGGCTGCTGCTTTTTTGCTGGGGAGCAGTCCTCCTTCCGCACTGGCAGAAAAGGATACATGGAAATTTGCTAAAAACATTGAGATTCAAAACGAAGGCAAATACCAGTCTCTGTTTTTGGATGAAGAGGTATATTCCGGGGCACGGGAAGACTTGGGAGACGTTCGCATCGTCAATGAGAAGGGACAAACCGTTCCATACTATATGAAAAACGGCTACGGAAACGTATCGGAACAGGAAACCGTCTACTCCTCGGAACCCTTGCCCGGAAGAGAAGAAAACGGAAATACACTCTATGATTTTAAAATGATTCAAGATGAGAAAAACACAGACATTGTTGGAGAAACGCTGAAAGCAGATCTCCCTGACCAGCCTTTTTTAAAGAAAACCCAAGTACTGGGGAGTTATGACGGTCTTAAGTGGGAACCTGTAACGGAAGATACCCTTTACAATACGGGCGAAGTGAAGAAAGATACGATAGATCTGGGAATGGCAATGAAATACACCTATTACCGAGTCAAAATTCTCGACAACGCTGAGAAAATAAACTTGCCCGGGCTATCCTTAATCCATAGCGAAACAAGAGAAAGCTTCAAGGAATTTTCCAAACAGAAAACGCCGGAATTTACGGCTGCTGAAAAAGGAAAGCAAACCGTGATCACGATTGAAAATAAGCAAAGGCTTAAAATAGCCAAAGTGTCAGTGAACGCTGCGGGGAACTTCCGGCGGACGGTGGAAATAGAAGAGGGCTCAGGCCTCCCGGTTTCATTGAGCGGGGAAGCCGAGCTCTATCGGGCGGACTTTAAAGATACACGCATTCTAAATACGGATTTGACCTTTCAATCGCCTTCTTCTGCCGGCAAAATCACCATCACCATCAGCAATGAAGATAACGCACCGCTTGATCTTCAGGGCATCACCATCACCTATCTGGTAGATGAGCTCGTATTCGAAAAGAAAAGCGCAGGTCCGTATCAGCTCCTTTACGGCAGCAAAAATGCACAGATTCCCCAATATGACATCGAGGAATTTCGAAGCTTCATTGAAAAGGAATCCGTCAGCGAGGCGACATTAGGCTCAAGCATCAAACGCCCGCAAAAAGCAGCTCCAAAAGAGGAAAAACAGGTTCAGTGGTTTCAGACCGAATGGGTCTTCAACACCATTATCGCCCTGATATCGGTCCTGCTGATTGTGTTTATTTTGCAGAAGATGACGAAAGTGAAAAAGTAG
- a CDS encoding YeiH family protein — MEKIMKKPIKYRIDAGWTKGMAITLLLAISAKYISGLPFLSILGQLVIALLLGMAWRAAFGVKAAVMPGISFSSKKLLRAGIILLGMRLNLADIYHGGWGLMILSAIHIIFALFTVYGLARLLGVEKKLGLLTACGTAICGAAAVAAISPQLKARDDETAVSAAVIAVLGTLFTLIYTLCYSILPLTPSQYGIFTGATLHEVAHVVAAAAAGGDSAVDQAVVAKLTRVALLVPVAIVIGLIMQKGAPRASKGSFSWSIVPWFIFGFLAMSAVNTAGIFSEQTAEAMVNLSYLLIAMAMAGLGLNVNVETFRKLGLKPFIAGLIGSVLLSLLGFGLVKFFL, encoded by the coding sequence ATGGAGAAAATCATGAAAAAACCAATAAAATATCGAATCGATGCAGGATGGACTAAAGGAATGGCGATTACGCTCCTTTTAGCCATCTCTGCAAAGTATATATCCGGCCTTCCATTCCTCTCTATTTTGGGACAGCTGGTTATTGCCCTCTTGCTCGGAATGGCATGGAGAGCTGCCTTTGGAGTAAAAGCAGCTGTAATGCCCGGTATATCGTTTTCCAGTAAAAAGCTGTTAAGAGCAGGGATTATCCTGCTTGGAATGAGGCTGAATTTAGCTGACATTTATCATGGAGGATGGGGTCTGATGATTCTATCCGCCATTCATATCATCTTTGCCCTCTTCACCGTATACGGACTGGCGCGATTACTTGGAGTGGAAAAGAAGCTTGGCCTTCTGACGGCGTGCGGCACGGCGATTTGCGGAGCCGCGGCAGTCGCAGCCATCTCTCCCCAGCTGAAAGCAAGAGATGATGAAACGGCGGTCAGCGCAGCTGTGATCGCTGTCCTCGGTACCCTGTTTACATTGATCTACACACTTTGCTATTCAATCCTGCCCCTGACTCCCTCACAATACGGCATCTTTACGGGAGCGACTCTTCATGAAGTGGCACACGTCGTGGCAGCAGCTGCAGCCGGAGGAGATTCAGCGGTGGATCAGGCAGTGGTGGCCAAACTTACCAGGGTGGCCCTTCTTGTTCCTGTAGCAATCGTCATCGGACTGATTATGCAAAAAGGGGCTCCGCGTGCTTCAAAGGGCAGCTTCTCCTGGTCCATTGTTCCCTGGTTTATCTTCGGATTTCTTGCGATGAGCGCAGTAAACACGGCCGGCATTTTTTCGGAACAAACCGCGGAAGCTATGGTGAACCTTTCTTATCTTCTGATTGCCATGGCGATGGCGGGACTCGGGCTTAACGTGAATGTTGAAACGTTCCGCAAGCTCGGTTTAAAACCGTTTATAGCGGGGTTAATTGGATCCGTTCTTTTATCCTTGCTTGGGTTCGGTTTAGTGAAATTTTTCCTCTGA
- a CDS encoding DMT family transporter, whose protein sequence is MKKIIFYLAALLSGMALTIEGAIYGELGKVIGKLESSFYNFAAGSILLFILVLFFGKGDLNKTFKVPKWYLLGGLFCVIYLTALIFGIPEVGVGISMIAVIAGQMMASIIIEHFGWLGSVRRRITNKRISAIIIMMIALFFIY, encoded by the coding sequence ATGAAAAAAATCATCTTTTATTTAGCTGCACTGCTGTCCGGCATGGCTTTAACGATAGAAGGAGCCATATATGGGGAGCTCGGGAAAGTGATAGGGAAATTGGAAAGCAGCTTCTATAATTTTGCTGCCGGAAGTATTCTGTTATTTATTCTCGTTCTGTTCTTCGGTAAAGGTGATTTAAACAAAACATTTAAGGTGCCGAAATGGTATTTGCTTGGCGGGCTGTTTTGTGTAATTTACCTGACCGCGCTCATATTTGGAATTCCTGAAGTAGGGGTCGGAATTTCTATGATTGCCGTCATAGCCGGTCAAATGATGGCAAGCATCATCATTGAACACTTCGGATGGCTTGGGAGTGTCCGAAGGAGAATCACCAATAAAAGAATTTCAGCGATCATCATTATGATGATTGCCTTATTCTTTATTTACTAG
- a CDS encoding DUF2339 domain-containing protein: protein MDELKGRLQKAKAAQAQLASEFSEIVREYESQDFIQENEQLRKDYALYEKQVHELKKMNRDITDENSRLRYALQEQMLDEKLNILKVSQEKLRTYFGKGKGSRENRLQELEQNAKRDIEQLKQRASKNLGEEKHEILAALERFSNMVEERIRQHKELMNQREEEVAQGVSAQYGKLAAEEVTEEMMQKRMKQNQVEMKIGLSWINRIGILLIILGVGAAFRYTYATWFNDYFKGATFFLLGGLMLAGGEWLYRKQQKTFALGLIGGGIAVLYGSIFFSYFLLNIIGMPVALILSILVTAAAVLLSLRYHSRTVCTFGLIGGYIPLYSFIIAFGVEGSAVYAAMGYVIVLNLFIMWISFQRQWKIVHYISFVLNMPTMLLLIALSGSPVADLMYSVLTFLLYLSITLSFPFKHSKALKIPDVILLGLNTFISCTVIYDLFDELEWNSFRGLLAVIFCLVYFGLGRFAEKKLSGEHQTKLLFYATSLTFAILVIPFQFGIAWVSIGWLAEALILMIYGYTGKQKALQQAGWVIYALCLFSFLFTAAGAPIGLTDFFDVKYTAITAGLILVPVFYLLQQKKHGSLSAPFRSFRQVLNGLKYTSLVNGWIYLLYESVKVYRERVPADFDQYQFYLLMLEAFLAVGLGYLLPKVTLLYDRFVRYYALFLHALGCLIGLAVTVSIPVLEPGLEQNTFIHYLALVLLIGFNLLIFFTGRDLLLSFIRKQYKNVELYPTVLSVYLLGILAAFLYVQFRLGDVGVLASTIFLAVAIGYIFYGFKKQYVYIRRIGLGITLLSTGKLILFDLAFLTEGSRIIAYFCFGIALLAISYMYQKVSSRQEAQQNVSAE from the coding sequence ATGGATGAATTAAAAGGCCGTCTGCAGAAGGCAAAAGCTGCACAGGCCCAATTGGCAAGTGAATTTTCAGAGATTGTCAGAGAATATGAATCCCAGGATTTTATTCAGGAAAACGAACAGCTGCGAAAGGATTATGCCTTATATGAGAAGCAGGTCCATGAGCTTAAGAAAATGAATCGGGACATCACCGATGAAAACAGCAGGCTCCGCTATGCACTCCAGGAGCAAATGCTGGATGAAAAGCTGAATATACTTAAGGTCTCCCAGGAAAAGCTCCGTACATACTTCGGGAAAGGGAAAGGCTCCCGCGAAAACCGCCTGCAGGAACTGGAACAAAACGCCAAAAGAGATATTGAGCAATTAAAGCAGCGGGCCTCGAAAAATCTGGGGGAAGAAAAACACGAAATTCTTGCTGCCCTTGAACGGTTTTCAAATATGGTAGAGGAGCGGATCAGGCAGCATAAAGAGCTGATGAACCAGCGGGAAGAGGAAGTGGCGCAAGGAGTATCTGCGCAATACGGAAAACTGGCAGCAGAAGAAGTAACAGAAGAAATGATGCAAAAGCGAATGAAGCAAAATCAGGTGGAAATGAAAATTGGACTGAGCTGGATTAACCGGATCGGAATCTTGCTGATCATCCTTGGGGTTGGTGCCGCATTCCGGTATACGTATGCCACATGGTTTAACGATTACTTCAAGGGAGCAACCTTTTTCCTTCTTGGGGGGCTGATGCTAGCGGGCGGGGAATGGCTTTACCGCAAGCAGCAAAAAACGTTTGCCTTGGGGCTGATCGGCGGGGGAATCGCGGTACTTTACGGGTCGATTTTCTTCAGCTACTTCCTGCTGAACATAATCGGCATGCCCGTTGCACTCATTTTATCGATTCTCGTTACGGCAGCTGCGGTCCTTCTTTCCCTCCGTTACCATTCTAGGACGGTTTGCACGTTTGGTCTAATTGGGGGGTACATCCCGCTGTACTCTTTTATTATCGCATTTGGGGTGGAAGGCAGCGCCGTTTATGCAGCAATGGGCTATGTCATTGTGCTGAATCTGTTCATTATGTGGATATCGTTTCAGCGTCAATGGAAAATTGTCCATTACATCAGCTTCGTGCTGAATATGCCAACGATGCTTTTGCTGATTGCTCTTTCCGGCAGTCCGGTCGCGGATCTTATGTATTCGGTGCTCACATTCCTTCTTTATCTTAGCATCACCCTAAGCTTTCCGTTTAAGCACAGCAAAGCACTCAAAATACCGGATGTCATCCTTCTCGGACTGAACACCTTTATTAGCTGTACAGTGATTTACGATCTGTTTGATGAGCTGGAATGGAATTCGTTCCGGGGTCTCTTAGCCGTCATTTTCTGTCTCGTGTATTTCGGGCTGGGCCGTTTTGCCGAAAAGAAATTGTCCGGGGAACATCAGACGAAGCTGCTTTTTTACGCTACATCTCTTACGTTTGCCATTCTGGTCATTCCCTTCCAGTTCGGCATTGCATGGGTATCCATCGGCTGGCTCGCAGAGGCGCTGATTCTTATGATCTACGGCTATACAGGAAAGCAGAAGGCTCTCCAGCAGGCAGGCTGGGTTATTTACGCCCTTTGTCTCTTTTCCTTCCTGTTTACAGCAGCAGGGGCCCCGATTGGCCTGACAGATTTCTTTGATGTAAAGTATACGGCCATTACAGCTGGACTCATTCTCGTCCCGGTCTTTTATTTGCTGCAGCAAAAAAAGCATGGGAGCCTTTCCGCTCCATTCCGCTCGTTCAGACAGGTGCTGAATGGACTGAAATATACATCGCTTGTAAATGGCTGGATCTACCTCCTATATGAATCCGTAAAGGTGTACCGGGAGAGAGTGCCTGCTGATTTTGATCAGTACCAGTTTTACCTGCTCATGCTGGAAGCTTTTCTTGCGGTTGGTCTGGGGTATTTGCTTCCTAAAGTCACCTTGCTGTATGACCGGTTTGTCCGGTATTACGCCCTGTTTCTTCATGCATTGGGCTGCCTCATCGGACTTGCCGTAACGGTAAGCATCCCGGTTTTAGAGCCTGGTCTAGAACAAAACACATTTATTCATTATCTGGCTCTCGTGCTATTAATCGGATTTAATCTGCTCATCTTCTTTACCGGAAGAGATTTGCTGCTTTCCTTTATCCGGAAGCAATACAAAAATGTAGAGCTGTATCCGACGGTTTTATCCGTTTACCTGCTCGGAATTCTGGCTGCTTTCCTCTATGTCCAATTCCGTTTGGGCGATGTAGGAGTTTTAGCCAGCACCATTTTCCTGGCGGTTGCGATTGGCTACATTTTTTACGGATTCAAAAAACAATACGTCTATATTCGCCGGATTGGACTTGGCATCACGTTGCTTTCTACTGGGAAACTAATCCTTTTCGACCTGGCATTTTTAACAGAGGGAAGCAGAATCATTGCCTATTTCTGCTTTGGAATAGCGCTGCTTGCCATTTCATATATGTACCAGAAAGTATCAAGCCGGCAGGAGGCCCAGCAAAATGTTTCAGCTGAATAA
- a CDS encoding diguanylate cyclase produces MIRDLTAHTAILTSFLFIAGQIFRRYPTSLNVYTKLLTGLVAGVLGSILMVLYSIPVEGGIQLDFRFFAILLAALYGGPIASLLCVFIISSSRIFFYEWSSASITACAAMLVLSICCIFLARTSFSILVKSAAMNVVSIGIVMVSYYFLVEDRETLQQVYTAILLAGLPSGFFLSFVAEYINKSNIQFHNLKNISSKDFLTGINNVRRFDELMNTNVQKALKTGKSLSILLIDLDHFKQVNDTYGHPAGDAVLQQTARILERHARNKEEVSRNGGEEFSVLLYDCSLEKAGRMAETVRQAIESEAFMLPDGTAIRLTASIGAACYPENAARPDLLFETADRGLYAAKRNGRNRVGYAEQEEFSSEKKQRTKETV; encoded by the coding sequence ATGATCCGTGATTTGACCGCCCACACTGCCATATTGACCTCTTTTTTATTCATTGCCGGCCAGATTTTCAGAAGATATCCGACCAGCCTCAACGTTTACACAAAGCTTCTAACCGGACTCGTTGCGGGTGTGCTCGGTTCGATTCTTATGGTTTTATATTCCATTCCTGTTGAAGGAGGCATTCAGCTCGATTTTCGTTTTTTTGCGATCCTGCTGGCTGCCTTGTATGGAGGGCCGATTGCCTCGCTGCTGTGTGTTTTCATTATCAGCAGCTCCAGAATATTTTTCTATGAGTGGAGTTCAGCCTCCATTACGGCTTGCGCCGCCATGCTGGTTCTATCCATATGCTGTATTTTTCTCGCCCGCACATCGTTCTCCATTTTAGTTAAATCAGCAGCGATGAATGTCGTCTCGATTGGAATCGTTATGGTTTCCTATTATTTTCTGGTTGAAGACAGGGAAACGCTTCAGCAGGTCTACACAGCCATTCTTCTTGCCGGGCTTCCCTCTGGATTCTTTCTTTCATTTGTAGCCGAGTATATCAATAAATCGAATATTCAGTTCCATAACCTTAAGAACATATCGTCAAAAGACTTTTTAACCGGCATTAATAATGTGCGGCGCTTTGACGAACTGATGAATACCAATGTTCAAAAAGCACTGAAGACGGGAAAGAGCCTGTCGATTCTCCTTATTGACCTTGACCATTTTAAACAGGTTAATGACACATACGGCCATCCTGCGGGAGATGCTGTGCTTCAGCAAACGGCTCGGATTCTTGAACGGCACGCCAGAAATAAAGAAGAGGTATCCCGGAATGGCGGGGAGGAATTTAGTGTGCTTCTCTATGACTGTTCATTAGAAAAAGCAGGGAGGATGGCTGAAACAGTCCGGCAGGCCATTGAATCGGAAGCTTTCATGCTGCCGGACGGAACGGCCATCCGTCTGACTGCCTCGATCGGGGCTGCCTGCTATCCCGAGAACGCTGCACGTCCTGATCTTCTTTTTGAAACAGCCGATCGAGGATTGTATGCAGCGAAACGGAATGGACGAAACCGGGTTGGCTATGCGGAGCAAGAGGAATTTTCAAGCGAAAAGAAGCAGCGAACGAAGGAAACCGTTTAG
- a CDS encoding DMT family transporter, with translation MSILLVLFMFFGGLIMSAQSSINGKFSNKMGTLETTFITFLTGALFLSLWLLFFGKGNLLALADAPKWELTGVFFGAAYLLLTIFAIPEIGVTTANVTAIAGQIAAGFVIDQFGWFGGQVISFDWSKAIGLLCMVIALILIYKDSRETEASERLGKTA, from the coding sequence ATGAGTATTTTACTTGTATTGTTTATGTTTTTCGGCGGATTGATTATGAGTGCCCAATCCTCGATTAACGGGAAATTCAGCAATAAAATGGGAACTCTTGAAACGACATTTATTACGTTTTTAACGGGAGCCTTATTTTTATCCTTGTGGCTTCTCTTTTTTGGAAAAGGTAACCTGCTGGCATTAGCAGACGCTCCTAAATGGGAATTAACCGGTGTCTTTTTTGGGGCAGCCTATTTGCTTCTTACGATATTCGCCATCCCTGAAATTGGAGTAACAACTGCGAATGTAACGGCTATTGCGGGTCAGATAGCGGCTGGATTTGTTATTGATCAATTTGGCTGGTTTGGGGGACAGGTTATTTCATTTGACTGGTCTAAAGCAATTGGCTTACTGTGCATGGTGATTGCGCTAATCCTCATTTATAAAGACAGCAGGGAGACAGAAGCGTCTGAACGATTGGGCAAAACAGCATAA
- the htpG gene encoding molecular chaperone HtpG: MEKKQFQAESKRLLEMMINSIYSQKEIFLRELISNSSDAIDKIYYRALTDDTLTFNKEGYYIKVAPDKERRTLTISDTGIGMTKEELENNLGIIAKSGSLAFKTENESKDGHDIIGQFGVGFYSAFMVADTVSVLTKPIGSEEAYLWKSDGADGYTIETAEKDTVGTEIVLTIKENTEDESYDEYLEEYRLKSIIKKYSDFIRYPIKMDAAESKLKEGSEDEYEEVFGEQIVNSMVPIWRKNKSELTNEDYENFYAEKRYGFDKPLKHVHISVDGAVRYNAILFIPEQTPYDYYSKEFEKGLELYSNGVLIMEKCSDLLPDYFSFVKGMVDSEDLSLNISREMLQHDRQLKLIAKNIKNKIKSQLQSLLKEDREKYEKFYASFGRQLKYGVYSDFGQNKEDLQDLLMFHSSTEKKLVTLADYVSRMPEDQKYIYYASGESHERIEKLPQAEMVADKGFEILYFTDEVDEFAIRMLMSYKEKEFKSISSGDLGIEDADAEKEAQTEDAENKELFDRMKELLAGRVKDVRVSKRLRSHPVCLTADGEISIEMEKILKAMPDNQNIQADKILEINPNHEVFQSLKDAFGKDEAKLSLYTSLLYNQALLIEGLPIQDPVEFTNDICKIMV, encoded by the coding sequence ATGGAAAAAAAGCAATTCCAGGCTGAGTCGAAAAGACTGTTAGAAATGATGATCAACTCCATTTACTCTCAGAAAGAGATTTTCCTGCGCGAGCTGATCTCCAATTCCAGTGACGCGATTGACAAAATCTATTACAGAGCCCTGACTGATGATACGTTAACGTTTAATAAAGAGGGCTACTACATAAAAGTGGCGCCAGATAAGGAACGGCGTACCTTAACCATTTCGGACACAGGAATCGGAATGACAAAGGAAGAGCTTGAGAACAACCTTGGGATCATCGCGAAGAGCGGTTCTCTCGCGTTCAAAACGGAAAATGAATCGAAGGATGGCCATGATATCATCGGACAGTTCGGTGTCGGCTTCTACTCTGCTTTCATGGTAGCGGACACGGTAAGTGTGCTGACAAAGCCGATCGGCAGCGAGGAAGCATACCTATGGAAGTCCGATGGAGCAGACGGGTATACGATCGAAACCGCTGAAAAAGATACGGTAGGGACGGAAATTGTTCTGACGATCAAAGAGAATACGGAAGATGAAAGCTATGATGAGTATTTGGAAGAGTACCGCCTCAAATCCATTATTAAAAAGTACTCTGACTTCATCCGCTATCCTATTAAAATGGATGCTGCCGAAAGCAAACTGAAAGAGGGCAGTGAGGACGAGTATGAAGAAGTTTTCGGAGAGCAGATTGTCAACAGCATGGTGCCAATCTGGAGGAAGAATAAAAGCGAGCTTACAAATGAAGATTACGAGAACTTCTATGCGGAGAAGCGCTACGGATTCGATAAGCCGCTTAAGCATGTGCACATCAGCGTAGACGGAGCTGTACGGTACAATGCGATTCTCTTCATTCCGGAACAAACGCCATATGACTACTATTCAAAGGAATTTGAAAAAGGTCTTGAGCTATACTCCAACGGTGTCCTGATTATGGAAAAATGCTCGGATCTTCTGCCGGACTACTTCAGCTTCGTCAAAGGGATGGTAGATTCCGAGGACCTTTCTCTGAATATTTCACGTGAAATGCTCCAGCATGACCGTCAGCTTAAGCTGATTGCGAAAAACATTAAAAATAAAATCAAGAGCCAGCTGCAATCCTTGCTCAAGGAAGACCGCGAGAAGTACGAGAAGTTTTACGCTTCATTCGGCAGACAGCTGAAGTATGGCGTATACAGCGACTTTGGCCAGAACAAAGAAGATCTTCAGGATCTGCTTATGTTCCATTCTTCCACCGAGAAGAAGCTTGTGACACTCGCTGACTATGTATCCAGAATGCCTGAGGATCAAAAGTATATCTATTACGCTTCCGGCGAGAGCCACGAACGCATTGAAAAGCTCCCACAAGCGGAAATGGTAGCGGATAAAGGGTTTGAAATTCTTTACTTTACTGACGAAGTGGATGAATTTGCGATCCGCATGCTGATGTCTTATAAAGAGAAGGAATTTAAATCCATATCAAGCGGCGATCTTGGAATTGAAGACGCGGATGCGGAAAAAGAAGCACAAACAGAAGATGCCGAAAACAAAGAATTGTTCGATCGCATGAAAGAGCTTCTTGCAGGCAGGGTAAAGGATGTGCGTGTATCTAAACGCCTTAGATCCCATCCGGTTTGCTTAACGGCTGATGGAGAAATCTCGATTGAAATGGAGAAAATCCTAAAAGCGATGCCGGATAACCAAAATATCCAGGCGGACAAAATTCTTGAAATCAATCCGAACCATGAGGTTTTCCAATCCTTAAAGGACGCATTTGGAAAAGATGAAGCAAAATTGTCCCTTTACACAAGCTTGCTTTATAATCAGGCGCTTCTTATCGAAGGTTTGCCGATTCAGGATCCGGTTGAGTTTACGAACGACATTTGCAAAATTATGGTGTAA
- a CDS encoding iron-containing alcohol dehydrogenase, whose product MNSFELYNPAKLVFGENKVDQLGELIQPYGERILLVYGGGSIKKSGLYDRVLEQLSGAEVHELSGIEPNPRLTTVNKGIQICREEDIQFVLAVGGGSVIDAAKAMAAGALYDGDVWDFTIRNAVVTQALPIGTILTLAATGSEMNGGSVISNWETKQKRTFGSKLMYPKFSIVDPTLTYTVPANQTVNGIVDIMSHVFEQYFSQTLGTPLQERFAESIMLTVIENGEKAIANGSDYDARANLLLAGTYAMNGTLPTGVTADWATHVIEHEVSAIYDIAHGAGLAILFPNWMKHVYKDGMGRFVQYALRVWNIDPNGKTDEEVALAGIEATRAYFTRIGAPAALGELGITDEHFERMAEEAIQFGPIGNFKKLTKEDVLSILRESL is encoded by the coding sequence ATGAATAGTTTTGAATTATACAATCCGGCAAAACTTGTGTTTGGAGAAAATAAAGTTGATCAGCTGGGGGAATTAATCCAGCCGTACGGAGAACGCATCCTGCTTGTATACGGAGGGGGGAGCATTAAAAAGTCAGGACTTTACGACCGGGTGCTTGAGCAGCTGTCGGGAGCGGAAGTTCATGAGCTTTCCGGCATCGAGCCCAATCCCCGTTTGACAACCGTTAATAAAGGAATACAAATTTGCCGTGAAGAGGATATTCAATTTGTGCTTGCGGTTGGCGGCGGCAGCGTGATTGATGCGGCAAAAGCCATGGCTGCCGGCGCTTTATACGATGGGGATGTGTGGGACTTCACGATCAGAAACGCTGTAGTTACACAGGCACTTCCCATCGGAACCATCCTTACCCTTGCGGCAACCGGGTCTGAGATGAACGGCGGATCTGTCATCTCTAATTGGGAGACGAAGCAGAAGCGGACGTTCGGCAGCAAGCTGATGTATCCGAAATTCTCCATTGTAGATCCCACCCTTACTTACACGGTTCCGGCCAATCAAACCGTAAATGGGATTGTAGACATCATGTCCCACGTGTTTGAACAATACTTCAGTCAGACTCTAGGCACTCCTCTTCAGGAAAGGTTTGCGGAATCTATTATGCTGACTGTGATTGAAAACGGGGAGAAGGCAATTGCGAACGGCTCTGATTACGATGCACGCGCAAATCTGCTTCTTGCCGGGACGTATGCAATGAATGGAACGCTTCCGACAGGGGTCACAGCCGATTGGGCCACCCACGTTATTGAACATGAAGTGAGTGCGATCTATGATATTGCCCATGGTGCAGGCCTCGCCATTCTTTTCCCGAATTGGATGAAACATGTGTACAAGGATGGAATGGGCAGATTCGTTCAATATGCATTGCGTGTATGGAATATTGATCCGAACGGCAAAACAGATGAGGAAGTGGCGCTTGCAGGGATTGAAGCGACACGAGCCTATTTCACTCGAATAGGTGCTCCTGCCGCGCTTGGAGAACTGGGCATCACGGACGAACATTTTGAACGGATGGCGGAAGAAGCCATTCAATTTGGCCCAATCGGAAACTTTAAGAAATTAACGAAGGAAGATGTGTTAAGCATTCTTAGAGAAAGCCTGTAA
- a CDS encoding DUF1672 family protein, whose amino-acid sequence MKFTYTLGTIVLGSILLTGGCSQLEKLDEKLDKKNAELTKKLGGTPVDDEDTPSKTDNQELYARVQDYTGEGFYLPNSGTLTDKLAEKHKKEITKAVKEYFNRSYHTEITVHNLVGARDGISVFVESVGEPHFYTLAIVPVNLSNKEILLDRIQSLEGDVESSIETGLYAMLYKNELQQLDKYLENIQIRFPVTGMRIEAIQKTAANGFAKSEYYISNFDKTLDELGRKYVQDPANTINRIKAGNKPALDPKEINITIQLFMKDSNAEPDQSIFDQIVSEIKGKREFPPGIYNVILNDNKIIKRTGTGQKDNSLETTDGTIILN is encoded by the coding sequence ATGAAATTTACATACACACTTGGCACAATTGTATTAGGCAGCATTTTATTAACAGGAGGTTGTTCACAATTGGAGAAACTGGATGAGAAATTGGATAAGAAAAATGCTGAATTGACAAAAAAGCTTGGTGGAACGCCGGTTGATGATGAAGATACACCTTCAAAAACGGATAATCAAGAACTGTATGCTCGTGTTCAGGATTATACAGGAGAAGGGTTTTATCTACCCAACAGCGGGACTTTAACAGATAAACTTGCCGAGAAACATAAAAAAGAAATTACAAAAGCTGTTAAGGAGTATTTTAATCGTTCCTATCACACAGAAATAACCGTACATAACTTAGTTGGTGCACGAGATGGAATTTCTGTATTTGTAGAATCGGTAGGGGAACCGCATTTTTATACTCTTGCAATCGTCCCTGTCAATTTATCTAATAAAGAAATATTGCTGGATAGAATCCAATCCTTAGAAGGAGACGTAGAAAGTTCAATAGAGACGGGACTTTACGCAATGCTATACAAGAATGAGCTTCAACAGCTTGATAAATATTTGGAAAACATCCAAATTCGTTTCCCTGTAACTGGAATGCGGATAGAAGCCATACAAAAAACAGCTGCCAATGGGTTTGCCAAATCAGAATATTACATTTCAAATTTTGACAAGACGTTAGATGAATTAGGCAGGAAATATGTTCAAGATCCAGCAAATACAATAAATCGCATCAAAGCGGGTAATAAACCTGCTTTAGACCCTAAAGAAATAAATATAACAATCCAACTTTTTATGAAGGATTCCAATGCAGAACCTGATCAGAGCATATTTGATCAAATTGTTTCTGAAATTAAGGGGAAAAGGGAATTTCCTCCTGGTATATACAATGTCATTCTTAATGATAACAAAATTATTAAGAGAACAGGTACCGGTCAAAAGGACAATAGCTTGGAAACTACAGATGGAACAATAATATTAAATTAA